Genomic window (Oryzias latipes chromosome 17, ASM223467v1):
CGTTCTTTAGAGTGCCAAAGGTAATTTATTATCAAATGTCTGGATATAGTGTAGCATAGCATGACGTAGGCCCTTTAACATGTTCACTGTTTTTCATTTGACGTTTAAAAAGTGACCACGGAACAGTCGAATGTGTGATCTAAAATCTTAAAGAGGCAatactaaagaaaataaacagggAGGATGATGATCACCCGATTAAATAAATAGTCAGAAGTTACAAATGaaagcataaaaacattttaataggcCGCATATCCACTTTTACAACAAAGGTGACTGCATTTCTGTTTTAGAAGTTTGTGAAATGCACGGCTATGAAGAGAGTAGAGACGAACCTCAACATTGACGCTTCTGTTTCTCCTAGAAACAGGATCAGAGTGAAGCCAGAGTCTGGAGTTAGAACCCAAAGCAACCtgggatggaaaaaaaagaagtgcagaAAGTCTCACAAAAAACAGGAAGGGAATCTGCATGAACGCATTAATCACTGACAAACACAGATTGAATTGAAAGTTTTCAAGGTTTCAAACTTTATAGAAACATTTAAAGCTAAAAGAGCTCTAGAAATGACATGCAGGTATTTCTAGTATGTAGTATTTTTAGTGCCACAGGAAGAATCAGTCAGATTCTGGGACTTAAAGGACAAGTTCAGGTCTCTGACTCACCTGTCCAACCTCCAGGATGGAATGAACATTGTCCAGATCCAGAGGAAACTGATTGTTTTCCATATCATACACCATTCTTGAACTACCGATGtagtcaaaggtttcctgtggTAAAACGTCAGCCATTTATTAGAACATTAAATGGGAAGACTTCTTCCTCACCATTGAGGGTTTAAATCAAACCGACCCCGTGAAAGAAAGTGTAGAGGATGGTGCGGTTCAGCTCGGCTGTGGCATTGCGAAGTGCATTGGCAGCTGCCAGCAGCGCCACCAGCCCCGTGGCGGTGCTATCGGCTCCAGGAGCCAGGCCGAAGAAAAAGGATCTGCTGTCCATCTGCAGGCAGAACAGGAGGAGAAGCAGGCGTTTAATATCAGATTGGATCAGGTTATTCAGTATCAGACACACATATGGTCTCACTGTACACACTGACGCAAAGAATAAAGGTAAGTTCTAAACCTGCAGCAGTCCCCAGCCcgctttaatgtcagacaatatttacATGGAGCAATCTGGAGGAGGCTGGAGGTTCGGCCTTTAGTggaattgcatttctgttggTTTGGGGTTTGCTTCAGTTCAGGAAAAGGAACGtttattatacaaataaaacatacagaacaaactgtttttttttctaaatctaggaaaatgtttttgtatgtaGAAATAGAACCTCATGTGTTAAAGAAAATGCAACAGggctttaaataaatatgttttcctGTGAGTGCATGTTAAAGTGTTTTGTGTTTGGATTCAAAGCGCAGCAGCTGTTGAATCATTTGCTCACAGCCATGAACGGAGGAAACGAAAGCGTTCAGGGTCACATGACACGTCACACAGCAGGACCTCGACTTCAGCATGACTCTTAGTCACATGACTGCAGCAAATCCTCTTGAGAATGTTTTGTGTGATGCACCAACcagatgaaatgaaaatgaaaactcaCCTTTACTGCGGCGATGACCACACTCTCCCCCTCCTTATGGCCCTTGGCTGTGTTGTTCAGAGGTTTTGTGGAAGCCCAAATGTTCTCGTCCCCCAGTGGGTCACACACGAATTCTAGAGTCCAAGCAGAACAGAATGATGAAGGCACGCTAAGGGGATCGACCACAGTCAAACTTTTTCCCTGTGATATGCAGGTACCTGGTGTGAGGCTGAAGGGGATTTCACTTCTCCTCATGCAGGTGGCTGTGTCCGTGACAGCAGACATGTGGGAGAAGAGCTGCATGGCGCACAAAGGGTACTGAGGAGTGCTGCCATTCACCGCACGGTTATGCTCCCTGTAACACTGTGGAGAGGGAGGAGCACTCACATATGTTTACAGCAACTTTTCTGAGCCGATTTCAAGAGGTCGTCTCTTAAAATAGACTCTCATTTATCTAAAAGCCAAGCTGCGTGTAAACAAAATGTAACATGAGCTGGTTCACCAAATTAAAGAAACGATCTCTGAAAGGTCAGAATTCAGCTTCCTAGAAGTTAGTTTAAACCAACCAAACAAGATGagtgaaagaaatgaaaaattcaaAATCAAAAGGCAGAACCCAAAGTTAAAATTCACACTTAAACCCTTGCAACTGCCCTTAAGGGGGATAagatgggcaaacctgtacgcaGGTGACCCGCACAAAATATTATAGTAGTAGAGCGCTCAGTGATCCAAATACAATCATTTGTTCTGTGGGCATTTTGCGAGCAACAGGTCATAGCGAACACTTGTGCAACACGCAAGGCTGGAGTGGGTGAGACGCAGGCTTGTTGGACGGTGGGCGCAcaggtagggcggtcgacccttGATTGTAAGATTgcttcccgccttgcacgcccatgtgcaCCCTGTGTGTGCAGCAATTAAGGAGCCAGTATAGGCACCTCACCAACCACTAGAGTGTGATCAAAGgacaccgtacgacagcatcacgcgtccgtcataagtgcgtgtaacttacattattcaTGCAGACACTTCGCGCTACACTTGTCATACACACGACActggtacgttccatttccaGGATGTCCCTTAAGGAGGCCTCATGAGCCTAAagggaactgcaaaacacacctgcgctccccttaacccttgtgctatcttagatgacccccccccttccattgacgtgttctccctaccatgacaaaggtggataaaggtggaaagatttcatgtaatccatggacaccagtgaagatcacaaatcattgaagaaacaaggttcagagcactgtctagtgggtctagatgacccagctccaattgttaaagtgcctaggatagcacaagggttatgaggCGACTGCTTCTCTCTCCACGGatccggacaacccaaaaagctgcagcacacgtacaggtcaacccccgtATGGCCAAATTCTGTTTGTGATAGACTGTAAAAAACCCGACGCCGCCCAGATTTCTGTCAATACAAAATGAAAGCTCTTGAAAGCAGGAGCAGCTTTTGTCACACAGAAGGCAGGAACAAAAAGCCGGTGATAATCTGTGTCACTTTGAAGCGGATCTGTAACCAAATGCCCCGTGTGAAAAGTCTCACGTGTTCTGAAATGGCATTATTCTGTATTTTTCAAAGGTTGTTGTatatttttgtcagaaaaaaacatcaaacatgtaAAGTAACAGTAGTAGTTTGAGCATTAAAGACACAAACATCTTTACCCGTCGAATGACCTCAGTGTCATTACTGTCCTTCATGGAGAAGATGGGAAAGTCAAACTCCTCGTAGGAAAGGCCGTTCCCCAGAGGGTTCCACACCGTCACGTTGCAGTGGGCGTAGGAGGGGCCATAACTCTCCGAATAAACACCTCAAGAGAAAAATTGGAGACGTTATAGCCATTAAAAGTGGACGGCACAAACAAGAGTCAGATCAAACAAATGGAGAGAGTAATTCTGATGTATGAACTGTAAAAATTCTTTGTGTAAATAGTTGAAATAATTTAtactttaaatttgaaattttaattaaaatttctGGCTGCTGCTGAAGAATAAAGCACAggaaatcagtttttttattgtgaatttctttttagaaaaacttccACTTTCTACTGATCTTGCATTTTGTGGGAATCCTGTTGCTTCATTTGGGATAGATCTTCCTAAATTTGTTTAGGAATGACAGATCTTACAAATTCAAATTTGACCATAAAGattcttttttgcttcattttttaaatataattttcttttaccaaaaaaaaaaaaaaaataaggaatgGGCACTGAAACTCTTTTCTCTAGATGTTCTGTTCCAACCTAATAAATGGTTTGGTGACATTTCCAAACACACAGGATGAGCTCTGGAACCTCAATGAACGGAAACACGCTTGCAGCAGCCTCCGTCTCACCCATGTTCTCATTGGGGCAGCTCGTGTGTGGAGAGAAGCCGTCTGGTGGATTTGTGGTCGGCTCCACAACAACTACACCTGCCACCCGCTGTGGGCCATGCTTCAGCTTCATCATGATGGGTCTTTAGGACAGAGATAAAACACGACAAAACACGGCCAAGGTAAGTGTTacatcattttcaaaaaaagatcCATGTACTGGGACAATGCAGGGGTTagttcagaaataaaaacagtacaCATAGTATTGCTAAATCAGCTGCAAACTATTTTCTTGCAAATCTATTATatgttcacattttaaactAGATTGGAGCTGAAATACACAGAAACAAAGTCAGTTTTTAATGACAGAACACTGACTGTACCTAGTAAAGAGTGTGGATTCTAGGATAACCATGTAAGGAGGGTTAGGACCGGAGCTGAGGACCCAGTCCAGATTTTCCTCCGACTCGAGCAGATGGACCACACCCACATCACCACCAAAGGAAGCTGAAATGCAAAAGACAAAACTGTATTCATCACGCTCTCTTAAAGTGTTTTGGTGTGGATCATTTTGGAGCAGGAggcttaaaaaatacaatttgccCTGAAATTCCCAGCTGAACAACTGTGTCTTCATGTTAAAATCTCGagccaacacaaaaacacaacgtaAAGTGGACCTCAATCCATCGAAGTGaacaagattcaagattcaaccTTGGCAACATTCAATGCATTTCATTCGCAGCAGTACTCACATTGGCAGCCTATTTGATGCGTTGCGTTAAGAAGTCGCACACACGGGAACGTTTCATTCAGGTCTATGTAGATCTTGTTTCCCACCGAGTTAGAGCCGACACCTGcaatgaaaaacagtttttaaaaactctgcAACAGAAAAGTTATGacattgaaatttaaaaaatgctccAAACAATTAATATTTTCCTTTAGACTTAAATATATTAAGACAGAAGAAGCAGTGCAACCACAGAAATCCCCCAAATCCCAGTCGGTCCTATTAATGAGTTAcgacacaaaaacaccaaatcatttaacattttatttaaactttgtaattattttaatgatgTAAAAGTATATAGCTACAAATCAttaataaatagaaaatgtcAATATGTCAAGCTCAATATTTAACAGATAATTCAGAAAAGtaggtgtttgttttctttaataaatgttctcACAGTAAGTTGATTTTGTATTATTAGGATCTCTCTGATCTGTCCTTTTGAGTGTTAACTTCCGCTTTCATTTCCTAAATTTGTCGCAGAATAAATGTTGACAGAAGCATTTATTTCTTCGTGTATTGTTAGATTGGACGGAGGCACCTGTATTATTAGGCACATATCTTCATAGCTAGGCGGCCGCTGCAAGAAATCACGAGCAGTCACGCTATTTATTGCTGAAGAAGGCAGACAACCCAGTTTGTAACTCGACAAAAAGGGAAGTCAGCCACAATAACCCTTCACACTGAGATTTACAGTCTTTATAACGTTATGCCAACATAAATAAACGTGTCGCCAGTACTGCTAATCTCACACTGTAAAGTAAACCTTTGAGAGAAAACGCTCAGCACACCCCAAAAAACAGGGAAGCTTTGTTTTGCTAATGCTAACTAGCTTAGCCCTCAGCTACACCAAGCACAAAGAAGTCAATTAAGCCGAAAGAATGGAACAAAACCCACCTCCGTCGCTACACAGACacgtaaaaaaaatcatttaagaatTTTAGGAACAAGACTTACCCACGAAGAGCAAGCAAAATACCACATTAACTATCCATTTATCTGACAGCAAATCCATCTTCCTGGtttgaaacagcagaaaaccCAACAGGAAGTGGTTACACGTCACACATCCGGGTTCTGTTCAACACACAATTACGTCACCGCTGGTTCGGCCGGCTACAGATCAGTTCCTCccgtagtttaaaaaaacaattaattccTTCCGCAACTaggtttattttcctttcacaATTGGCTTCAAACGATCTCATAAAGAAACAGTAATTCAGGAAGTTCAAGGAGTCACCGATGACTCCATCTTTGTCAACTTCGCAGTTTAATCAGGAGACATAAAACAACCCATGGATATTCCCGTCAAgcatttttattggattttctTCCAGATACACATATTGTAAATCATTTATTTGGAGAGATTTAGATGAGAAAAGCGTAAAGTCCAGAATATTACAgactttaaaacacaaagatgaaaCAGAAGCACTTGcacaaaagcagatttttctATAGGACCATGGGTTATATCCACAGCAAGACATTGAAGAGGTTAACATGTCAGTGAGCAAACATGAATAAACAATGTTAATTCTTTATCCGTCCTCTTTTCTCTGATCTTCTCGTCTTCTTAGCGGAACTGGAGTGGACTCACACGCAGACCAATCACGTCCTTTCCGATCTCAGTCACCTGAAAAACGAGGGaaaatcaaatgttaaaaaaagccaggaaaaatgtttttttttttttttttttttcttttaaagttggCCAACTAAAAGCTTCTGAGTAAACTTTCTATATTTTACTTAGAGGGCGTGGTAGGTTAAAAGCCAGGTAAAACTGAAGTcatgttattttaaataaatgtttctgcaCCCCTCTCCTCAAAGCTGATataaaatgttataaatattttatacatCCATTCTTTTTCATTATAGTTGCACCAAGTTTGTGGGCGTCATGCATGTGTGATTCATGCAGATGTCAAAGGAAAGGTTTGTTTTCTGACTTTTCAGAATAagaattttctccaaaatttcATTCATTAGATAGCGCACAACTTTAGTTATAAAAcagtaacattttcttttaaataaacatgttaCCAATAATCTGTCTTTTTAAATCACGACATTATATTTACAGGCCAGCCTGTAAATAGAGATATaggtaaatatgtaaatttaggTTTAAGTTAAGTGTTACCCCCTCCTTAACCTCAAAGTAACACTTATCTTAAACCTCTgtcaaatatctgcagctgctgtgaACATTAATTGTTCACTAAATCTTTTGTAGGAATCACTAAAATTAGATAAATATTTTTCCATAAcagtcaaagtggaagctaaaataaataaatcagatgCCAACTTCAGCCTAGTCCACATATTAAGGTGAGCgataaatacattaataaaagGTCACTAATAAATATAGTAatcaactttattagcagcattcCCGTAACAGACAGGCAGTTGCTGAATGTCCTGCAtaattattatggtctgtggaaACAACTGTCCCAGTAAATCcatttttggagtaaaaactcctggtttttgtctgttaaatgtaaCTGATTCATTAAGAAGTCAacggctcttcttctgtttcctcactggaaattttctgccaaaagaaacttttttgtttttgctaactTTGCTAGCTAGGGGATTTTTAATTTAGCGCATTAAGAAAGTAGCGGATGGAATTCCGACTGAGTGACTTGACAGAATCCaggagttttccaaaataaagaatGGGTAGTTGTCCTCATCTACCTGTGTGACCCTGCAGATCTGTCCTTTGAAGGTGGGGGAGTAACAAGCTCCAGACAGCGGGCACTTCTCCACAGGACGGCCGCGGTACAGGGGAACAAATGAGGCGGCGCACAGGTCAAAGGGATTGTGGGGGTCGTAGTTCAGCTGGTGAGCGTCTGTCAGGGTCTTCTCGCAGGCGGCCAAGATTTTGCGCGTCTAAAGGAAaagaagattttcttttaacctcTTCAAGAAAACagcagttccttttttttgcgATTTGGTCATAAAATAACAGATGTAAGCTCAACCTGTTGTGCAACATCTGGCTTTGGTCCAAGCTCCAGGAGGCGTCGTGCAAAGCCAGCAGCTGTTTTGAAGTTCCGCAGTTTGAAGAAGAGATTCAGGGCTGTGCGCAACACAAGAACCATGTGCACCGGCTGCAGATTACAGTGGGTGAAATAAGCAGCCATCTGcaaggaaaacaaagcaaaataaattaaaaataattgtaatcACATCTTCAAATGAGTCTGAAGTTGCATTATGTCTTCACCTCGCAGAGCCTCTTCTGTTGTTCCAACGTATCTTTCGGCAGTTTCTTCCTTTCAGTCTCCATGGTCAGACCCACTATGTATTCTTTGCAAATTGTTATCAGCTGCTGAGCCTGAAACATGGTCAAAACAGAACAAGTTTACAATTATCTAGAGATTTGTTTGTATGTAAAAATGTCCTGTCCCAACAGATGTCTTCAGATCTGTGAAATCATGAAGACTAAGCACAGCGTGTGGGTCACCTCTGTTATCTCCTGCTTGTTATCAACCACCAGCAGCGGCACAGAGAGAAGGATGGCTCTGAAGCGCTCCACGGCCTCCTCAAACCTCCCAGCAGTGGTCAGCTGGTAGCACTGCTGCAGGCGAGCGATGAGATCAGACAGACGGAGTCCCACGGCGGGCAACCCTTGCTTTGCCCCACAATCCTGCAGGAATGCAGCGGATGTGATGCAGACCTGTTATTATCATTAGGTTCTGAAAAGCTGCATGGAGAATTTGGATGAGGATAAATCTGCACCTTCCAATTTCTCTGAGGATGACCACGCAGGCAGGGCAGCGATGGCAGCCCCAGGTAACAGGTGCGGGCTCTGGACAGAGTCTGCATGAACAAAGGCTTGTAGGGGTCGAagttcacaaccccaacctggtCGTGGAGGAGCTGTTGAAGGGAGGATATTTAGTGTGTAAGAtgtaaaacagacattttttctacatagctgtcataaaaaatgatgaatgatGTGATCGTACTCTCATGGCGGTCTCAAAGGAGCCCGCCAAAATGTGGTCCACAGGCAGCTGGGAGTTGTTGCACCACATCTGGGTTGGAGCCATTCCTTTGGTGGGTGGAACGAAGAAGCCGTCCTCAACTCCACCACCTGCTCCAGACGGAAGATCCTGTTggtgggaaaataaaaaaacaaaacaaaaaagctcaaCAAAAAAGTACGAGTGAAATCTGCGTTCATACTGAGACGATTCACGTGGCCACTTTCAATGTTAAAATCAATGTACAGATGTGATCAGAGGTTCTACGGCGCAGCGGCCAGCAAAACCAGTTCAAATAACTGCCTAAGACTTTGCATAAACCAATCAGAAagccagacatggagacgtgattactggCGCTTTTATAGAGCTCTGCATAATAAGTAAATAATagataaacctgatctctaaacatcctccatgtcttccgtgcattgtaaataaaatatactgTCAATGAGAATTGAGGATACTGATAGGAGTTTCTCCCAAATGCAGTCTAGTgtctgaacacatttttgtgtcCAGCAGCGAATGGGCTGTGTGTCTAAACAGAGGAGGCCAATTTGCTGTGTGAACAGTTTAACATGAAGTCACAGAGGTGGGAATATGACTCCTTCTTCAGTCTGATGTTAGCTCTTCTAGATGATGATGCACATCTGCTCACCAGCTCAGGAGGAAGCTCCACCTCTTCATCAATATCCCAGCCTCCACCCTCCTCTTTGACCATTCCCTCATCTAATCCTTCAGGAGCATCCATGAAACCATCTGCAAACAGATGGAAagttttttcataatttaaGAATGTTTTTGGGGTTAAAATAGAACGACTGAGGAAACATTGCTGGTTTCGGTCTGAACAAACCTTCATCCATGTTAAGCTCAGCATCGTCTCCCCAGCCCTCACCACCAGCAGCCTCCATGTCCAGATCTGCAGCCATCTGGCCTCCTTTGTCCGTGTCAAAAGGAACACAAAAAGGTAAACATGACAGAAATctagaaatgataaaaacacagcGCTACTATTCATCTAAACAAGATGATATAAAGCTTGTTCAAAATCACATCAGTTTGAGTCTAGCATACTTTACCGggtcaaagacagaaaaaatgcaCACACCAACTTAAATTATTtccatttagtttattttccgATACCGACAGAACGACTGGATGCTGTTCGCCACATCTGTCTGTCCTGACACGTCATgtgactttaagcagctgctcaGACTGCAAAGTTAGCAGCCCAAAGTTAAAAAGCTAATGAAAACCAAACAATTACACGTGGATTCAGGTTTatgattatatttagaaaacagtggtgtcattttattttgcttcatttatcCATCACACCTTTAAAGTCAAACGCGGCTAAAGCTAGCGTCTGGTTGTTAGAATCCACTTTGATGTTAAAGTTAAAATCTTCATCaagtttaagtttaaaccagctgcaaacattatacagagaatgaagattgatttgtttaaacttgtgaaaaggacatttatgaagTTTCCATTGGTGAATAAAGGCAGGCACTGttcagaaacagaaaatgttcctctgtggtaaaaaactaaaatacagataatcaggatttatgtaaaaacaaaatatgacaaATCTTCTGCCCTGAAGGATGAACTGAGTCTGTGTTGAGTTCTCAGTGTTATAGTAATTGTGTTCTATGAACAAAACTGTAAAgttgcttttattgaattttcttACAAATCAAACTTCtacaactttgttttattgaatctttgtcgtctctacattttttaaatgtttttggattttttttaactaaatttccTGTAGcagcattttcatttgaaaaaaaatttgttaCTTCATTAAAAGCGGTCCGTGGCCCGAAAAAGGTTAGACAGCAGTGATCTAAAGCACCATGAATAAAATCTTGAAGACCTCTGATAATAATTAAACATCTGCATGTGCAGCCACGTGTTGCAAGTGAAGGCTCACCCTTTCCTGGAATGGCTCCTTCGAAGAAGCCCTTTGACACGGTGAGAAGAGGCCAGTTGGTGTCCAGGGGGTTGATGGGTGGAGGCGGCTGCAGCAGCTGTGCGTCGGGGTCAATCTCTGGCACCTGCACAGACGCAAGATCAGCGGCGAAAAGGGGCTTTTCTACTTTCTAAATAAGAAAGCACCAAAAGAAACCATTAGACATCAAATGTAGCAGTCAAGAGAACGTTTGGAAGCCCACCGTCTCCTTTTCAGGGTCAAAGGTCTCCTTCAGCGCCTCAGCTTCTTCATCCAGCCCATGAGTGGCTGCAGTGAGATAAGCCAAGGATTCTGCAGACCACAAAACAGTTAGCTAACCCTTCAACGGGCTGTAATGAGTAGGATTATTTAACCAAGTTCACTGATTCCAGATCCGATCTTTAAATCTAATGGAgtctagtaaaaaaaatacacctcAGGCAATTTAATTATTGCTCTAAAATGGAGAGCAACATTGGATTTTAAGTACATAAGATAAAACCAAATGTGCTGCTGTGAGCAGGATTAAACTTTCAAAGTGTCAGTGAGGCTTCTCTATTTCAAAGTAACATGTAttttatagattaaaaaaagacattctgaataaattaatttcttttaaatatgtgtaaaaatagTCAATAgatcagaattaaaaaaagacgaATATGAATTTAAGGATATTCCAAAAATCACAAGTTACTTTCTTCCTTTTGGCCCGCCTGCatgaccatttcaggtgactacctcttgaagctcatcagagaatgccaagagtgtacaaagcagtaatcatatcaaaaggtggctacaatgaagaacctacaatatgacatattttgtagttttttcacacttttttgttatgtatataattccacatgtgttaattcatagttttgatgccttcagtgtgaatctataattttcatagtcatgaaaataaagaaaactctttgaatgacaaagtgtgtccaaacttttggtctgtactgtagatTTCAATTTTCATACATCCAGTAAAAAGACACACATAGAGTAACCATTCAGACATAACATTAATTAGTAAATATTCTGGTTGGATCTGTGAATCGGATCGCCACCTAAGTGAACACAGCCCCAACCATTCAACTCAGAATACGGTACTGTAAAAACCTTTTCACTTTGAATTGCTTTAACTGTGGGTGACGTTTGTTTTGATCGTTCTGACACACTAAACTCTGAAGGAACAGGCTGGACATCCGGATTAGAGTTTGCAGACAGCTGATGATTTtgtagaagtagaaaagaacTCACTCTGTCCACAGTTCTTCAGGATGCGCACCCGCTCACTCACATCTCC
Coding sequences:
- the ncstn gene encoding nicastrin; translation: MDLLSDKWIVNVVFCLLFVGVGSNSVGNKIYIDLNETFPCVRLLNATHQIGCQSSFGGDVGVVHLLESEENLDWVLSSGPNPPYMVILESTLFTRPIMMKLKHGPQRVAGVVVVEPTTNPPDGFSPHTSCPNENMGVYSESYGPSYAHCNVTVWNPLGNGLSYEEFDFPIFSMKDSNDTEVIRRCYREHNRAVNGSTPQYPLCAMQLFSHMSAVTDTATCMRRSEIPFSLTPEFVCDPLGDENIWASTKPLNNTAKGHKEGESVVIAAVKMDSRSFFFGLAPGADSTATGLVALLAAANALRNATAELNRTILYTFFHGETFDYIGSSRMVYDMENNQFPLDLDNVHSILEVGQVALGSNSRLWLHSDPVSRRNRSVNVEVQKLVSNLHLAAAGLNISLEEPNVTQPLPPSSFQRFLRVRSIPGVVIENHQASFTNKYYQSIFDNAESLQLNYSPNLTAEEQLEFVTDAAKNLTEVATAVARGLYLQAGGHPAGMNTVQADSKLVSKMLYTFLVRGKNSWSEQLVSSGLASSLKDKPTKFYIGVDQEMSEPNFMVQTILANLTGTIVNVTKENCQKQKEDEEDNRNKHLYYYQWVQGPLRPNSTERDSFCVRSTVRKSPAKSPAFVLREYTSKDYSTWTESRWKTITGRIFLVASHDLEMLTLGVGVAVLLVSLLLTYFVSSKADILFSSGREPTNATY